The window TTTACAAGCAACTCTTATCACGCACATCATATTATCTTAACATTAATATAATCTTTGAATAGAAATATAAACTTCCAATGTGTTATCTGCAGTACTGGAGTCTGTTGTAGTATTTCCATTCCCATTACTTACAGTAGATTTATTATCAATACGCAATACATAATATACTCTAAACCATTTATTATCCACCGTAGTTACATCAAAGGTCACGGTCTCATTTCTCGCTTGTGTAAGATAAACCCCATCATCAAATTCAGCATAATTATCTGGAGAAATTAAAAGGTTAGCCCCATGTGAGTCCCCTGTATGGGTTGAAACTTCTGAAACCCATACCTTTACATCTGAGGAAGTAACATTATAAAGACGAGGTGCCATATTGGTAGTAGCATTCGTTCCGTCAAAAGCTCTTGGTGCAGTTATGAAAGCATCAATCCTAAACGTCTTATTCAATACCGGAAGATCAGAAAGGAAATCACTCAACAAAAAGAAGTTGTTTTACGTGGAATTGATCCATGGTAATACAAAAGCTCACCTGGAGAAATTCCACCTCCTGCCCCAACTGTTGCAGCACATGTCTGTCCTCCGATACTCAATGGAAATGTCGTAGTAACAGGGCTTGTGACCGTAGGAACTCCTGATATTGTATAGCTTAGAGTTCCCGAACCTGTATTAAAATTACCAGGTGACAATGTTGCAGTAAGTCCATTTACAGGTCCCACAGTCTGAGCACCATATACTCCTCCGTTTCCTCCTGTATACGGAACATTCATTGTACCCGTGTAAGAAACTCCGGCCGTATAACTATTTGGAGAAAGTGTAACCCCGTTACATACAATACTTTCTACTTTTCCAGGAGCAAGAGATCCGTTACTAAAGATTCTCCATTCAGTACCGCTCCAGAAAACATATCCTGTATAAACAAGTCCCCCAGTTCCTAAATTGTATACCAACAACCCGGTTGCAGGTGAGGGGATTGTAACCTGATCTGTCTGAGAGGTAAGTGCTACTTTGGGTCCCAGTAATCCTTTTTTATTTCCTGATGCAAGGCCATCTACATTGATGTCTAAAATTGCAGAGGCATTCGGTGTGGTAGTGCCAATACCTACATTCCCAGTGGAGGTTACAACAAAATCATTGGCTTGTTGAAGCAAAGTCGGAGTTCCAGTTGCCGCATTATCTTTTGCACCATCTACATGGAAAATTCCCTGAGGATTTGAAGTATTAATTCCAACCTGCGAATACATAGATACAAAGGCAAAACCCGCAATCAGTAAAATAATTTTCTTCATAATAATTTTTTTAAATTCATTTGTATTTTATATGGACATTTGTGTTTTATGCTATACTGCTCGTTTGAAATAATTTCTGTGCATTTTTTTAAATACTTTTTTTCTATAGTTCTTATAAATCTTTTTATATTTAGTATTTTCTTTTAAAAAAGAAGAACCTTCATTAAAAATATTTTTTAGTAAAAATCTACTCCGCAAAAATATTTTAATTAATAACTCAAAAAAACAGAATATTAAATGAGAATCCCGAAAATGACTTAAGTAAATATTAATGTTTGAAAATCAGATATTTAAGAAAGTCATTTACATGAAAATCATTAAATATCCCAAAATAACTAGATTATTGAATGAATATAAAAGATGAAAAAATAGAAAAAATAAAAAAAGAACTAATGGATAGGTATATTCTTCTTATGACTATCATCCTAGGAATTTATGCCATCGCTTTCACTTTTTTTATTCACAATAATACCATGTCCTGGTATATCTCAGGAGGGGCAATATCATTAGGACTCTTTTATTTATTGGTAAGACAAAAGTTCTCTATCAATACCCTTGTACATCTATATCTAATAACAGCACCTATATACAGCTTTTATGTAATACTCGCATTCTGGAATAACTCTGTCATGAACTTTTGCTGGCTGCTGCCTATTCCTTTAGGCGCATCTGTATTCTTCTCCAGAAAAGTAGTTTTAAGATATACACTCTATAGTCTGTTTCATATTGTCATAGTTTCTATTATTGCTAATAATTTTTCTTACAATTTCCCTCAACACACTCAACAACAAATTCTATTCTCAGATATAATTTTAATCACCTCAAATATTTTAGTTGTGGCTCTGCTCCTTTATTACAAGGACAAAATCGGAAAACAGGAGGTATTATTACAAATTAAACAAATTTCAGCAGACAAGTCTGAACTAAAAAAGATAAAAAAAACAGAGATTTTATCAGAAAACACTGATATTGACCATGAAAGTATGGAGAAACTTTTTGCAAGAATCGAAACATCCATGATAGAAAATAAGCTTTTCAAAGATATTAAATTTAACCTCTCCGCATTAAGTGTTGCCCTTGATGTTAACAGTTCTTATATCTCCAAGGCAATTCGGTATAAGGGATATCCTAATTTCAATACCTATCTCAATATATATAGAATAGAACACGTAAAAAAGCTTTTCAACGAAATTGATTTTCAAAAAGCAACTTTAATGTATGTCTATACTGAAGCCGGATTCTCTAACCAATCAACATTCAATAGGGTTTTTAAACAGATAGAAGGGATTACTCCTTCAGAATACATCCAGCAAAACTTAAAACCAGGTGACACTCATAGTGAATAGAAATATTTATCTTTGGGTAAATTTTTTATATGAAAGTTTTGATTATAAATGGGCCTAACCTTAATTTACTAGGCACCCGGGAACCTGAAATCTATGGAACTGTTTCCATGGAAGCTTATCTAAAGAACTTACAATCTGAGTTCCATACTCATGAAATAAGCTACTATCAATCCAATATCGAAGGAGAGCTGATCAACAGGCTTCAGCAAGATGATTTTGATGCAGTGGTAATCAATCCAGGTGCTTTCACTCATTATTCTTACGCCATTGCTGACTGCCTGAAGAATATCCGAAAGCCTAAAGTGGAGGTTCACATCAGTAATATTTACAAAAGAGAAGAATTCAGACAGAAATCTGTTACAGCAGCCAATACTGATGCAGTTTTATCCGGATTTGGAATGGATGGGTATAGACTGGCGATATTGAGTTTAAAATAAATTCCCATAAATCTCACAGATGACACAGGTTTTTTATCTGTGAAATTTTTGCTATCTACGGAAAATATAAATAAAAAAAGCCCCATCAATGATGAGGCTTTTCTGTATTTATAAATAATCTGATTAGATAGTTTGTTCCTGTAATTGAGGTCCTGAAGCAATTAATCTCTTACCTTCTTCAGTATCGCAATACTGTTCAAAGTTTTTGATATATCTTGAAGCAAGATCTTTTGCTTTCTCTTCCCATTCTGAAGCATTTTCATATGTATCTCTAGGATCAAGGATGCCTGTAGAAACATTTGGAAGTTCAGTAGGAATTTCAAGGTTCATGATTGGAACCTGAGTTTTAGGAGCATTATCGATAGATCCATCAATGATAGCATCAATGATAGCTCTTGTGTCTTTTAGAGAAATTCTCTTACCGGTACCATTCCAACCAGTATTTACCAAATAAGCTTTAGCTCCGTGTTCTTTCATTTTTCCGATCAATGTTTTAGAATACATTGTTGGGTGTAATGTAAGGAATGCTTCACCAAATGCTGGAGAGAAAGATGGTTGAGGCTCAGTAATTCCTCTTTCAGTTCCTGCTAATTTAGAAGTATATCCACAAAGGAAATGGTATTGAGCCTGATCTTCATTCAGGATAGAAACCGGAGGAAGTACTCCAAATGCATCCGCAGAAAGATAAACAATCTTTTTAGCATGTCCTGCTTTAGAAGGCAATACAATCTTGTTAATATGATAGATTGGATAAGAAACTCTTGTATTTTCAGTGATAGATCCGTCTGTATAATCTGCTACACCATTGTTAACAACAACGTTTTCAAGAAGTGCATCTCTCTTAATCGCAGCGAAGATATCTGGTTCTTTTTCTTCTGATAAGTCGATAACTTTAGCATAGCATCCTCCTTCGTAGTTGAATACTCCATTATTATCCCAACCGTGCTCATCGTCACCGATAAGGTATCTTTTCGGATCTGCAGACAATGTAGTTTTTCCAGTTCCTGAAAGTCCAAAGAATAAAGCAACATCACCTTTCTCTCCTACGTTAGCAGAGCAATGCATTGAAGCCATACCTTTTAATGGAAGGTAATAGTTCATCATAGCAAACATCCCTTTTTTCATTTCACCTCCGTACCAAGTACCACCAATGATCTGTAGTTTTTCAGTAAGGTTGAACATGATGAAATTTTCAGAATTCAATCCTTGAGCTTCCCAGTTCGGGTTTGTTGTTTTAGAACCGTTGATTACTGTGAAATCTGGTTCTCCAAAGTTTTCAAGCTCATAGTGAGAAGGACGAATGAACATATTAGTAACAAAATGCGCCTGCCATGCTACTTCTACGATAAATCTTACTTTAAGTCTCGTATCTGCATTCGTTCCGCAGAATGTATCTACTACATAAATCTTTTTAGATTCAGCAAGCTGGTTCAGCACTAGTTCTTTACAAGACCCGAAAATTTCTGCTGTAGTAGGTAGGTTTACTTTACCATCCCAGAAAATTGTATCTCTTGTAACATCATCCTGAACAATATATCTGTCTTTAGGTGAACGACCTGTGAAAATTCCTGTTTTTACTGATACCGCGCCCGATTCCGTAAGTTCCGCTTTCTCAAACCCCTGATTTTCAGGAGAAACTTCAGCCTGGTATAATTCTTCATACGAAGGGTTATACACTACTTCATAGTTTCCTTTAATCCCTAATTTCTCTAAATCCTGGATGATTTTAGTGTTTTTCATTTTACTTATATTTTCTATTTCTTTATTGACTTCAACAAAAATAATATTAATTATTTGTTAAAGGTGGTTTAAATATACTGATATAAGTCAGAATGACAAATAAAAAAACCGGATCGTAAAATATTGATTATAAATCAATTATATTTTCCCATTCAAAAATAGTGGCGAAACCTTTCTCCCAAAAATAGTCTTTAAAGCCCCCAAATTTGGCACTTAGCACAAAATCTCCACCCCATGCACCCAAACTTTTGACAAATACAGGGCAATCTGAAAATAATTTCTCCTTAACTGTAGGAATTTCAATAAAATCGGAAATTTTCTGTTCATGAATCATCATTAATTCAGAAAAACTTTCCAATTCATTGCATAATAAAATTTTCTTTGTGATATCTGAAAACTCATTCACCAATTCCGGGGACTTCTTTTTTGATTTATAAAGATTGATTCCTTCCCGACTATCCTGTTTTTGATTTAAATGAATAAAAATCAATTCATTCTTAAAGGATGGATTGAAATCTACTTTCTCATATCTGATCTCAGGTTTGTTCTGAAAAAGAACTGCTGACTTTTCTTTTGCAACCGCAATATCATAGCCGCTCCCTCCCAAGCTGATCGTATTTAAATAAAAAGGATCTATACCAGCCCATTCTGAAAGATTATTCATTAATGTTGAACTGCTTCCTAGACCATAGTCAGCGGGAAACTGAAGATTTGTTTTTAAGTGATAAGTAAAATCGTTCTTGAATTTTGTAGTAGAAAGCTGCTGAACATTTTTTAATGTTTTTAGAATGAATTCAGCGCTTGATGGAATATTGGCTTCCAGAATCTGCCATGTTTTATAATCAATGACAGCTTTTAACCACGGTTTATTCTGATGAAGTGCTTCCCAAAGAATCAGAGATTGATGATCATCTTTTTCTTCAAAGAAAAACTCTTGTCCCAGCCGTGTAGGTACCGCTAAGACAAGAGCTCCATCAATTGCGAAATATTCTGAAGTAAGCATAAGCTTGCCCGGTGAAAATATCGCGCTCATATTTTTTTATTAATTAGATGGCAGAAGTAGATTCTACTGATCCGTCAATTTTTTTGATTAATCCCTGAAGGGTCTTTCCTGGACCAACTTCCACGAAGTTAGAGGCACCATCTTTAATCATATTCTGTACAGACTGAGTCCATTTTACAGGACCTGTAAGCTGATCGATAAGATTTTGCTTAATCTCATCTGGATTTGTTACTGCTGTAGTAGTGATATTCTGATATACAGGAATAGTAGCTTTTCTGAATTTTGTATTTTCAATAGCTGCAGCTAATCTCTCCTGAGCTGGCTGCATCAATGGTGAATGGAAAGCTCCGTTTACCGGTAACAACAAAGCTCTTTTTGCTCCTGCTTCTTTTAATTTCACACAAGCTTCCTCCACTGCAGAAGTTTCTCCAGAGATTACTAATTGTCCTGGGCAGTTATAATTTGCAGGAACTACAATTCCATTGATCTGTGCACAGATTTCTTCAACTTTAGCATCTTCAAGACCTAAAATAGCTGCCATTGAACTTGGATTGGCATCACAAGCTTCCTGCATCGCTTTAGCTCTCTCGGAAACCAATTTCAAACCATCATCAAAAGATAAAACGCCATTAGCGACTAATGCTGAGAACTCTCCTAAAGAGTGTCCTGCTACCATTTCAGCTCCAAGACCGTTTACTGCTTTTAATGCTGCTACTGAATGAATAAAAATTGAAGGCTGGGTAACCTCTGTTTTCTTAAGATCCGCATCTGTTCCGTGAAACATCATGGAAAGAATATCGAAACCTAAAATTTCATTGGCAGATTCCATCAGATCCTTAATATCTTTTCTAGAATCATACAATTCTTTTCCCATTCCTACGAACTGAGAACCCTGCCCTGGAAATACAAGTGCTTTCATGTATTGAATTAAATATTATGCAAATATAACTATAATGTTAACAATATCTTTTACACAAAGATAAATATCATCTAAGGAACTAACCTGATTACTCTGTACCCTGTGTTTACATAAGCACCGTTTGCCTTAGATTTTACAAACTCAAATTTAGTTGCCAGCTGAGTCTGTACTTTATTCATTTGTTTGAAGATTTCTCCTTTTCTGTTTTCTCTTGTCAACATATCATTAACAACATCAAAACCTACGATAGCATATTTTGGCGGAGTCTTGCAGTATTTACTTTTATAAGCTGCCAGAATCTCTTTCTCAAAGCTACCATCTGTGTTGATTTTTCTGTCCATCAGATAGACC of the Chryseobacterium capnotolerans genome contains:
- a CDS encoding type II 3-dehydroquinate dehydratase, whose translation is MKVLIINGPNLNLLGTREPEIYGTVSMEAYLKNLQSEFHTHEISYYQSNIEGELINRLQQDDFDAVVINPGAFTHYSYAIADCLKNIRKPKVEVHISNIYKREEFRQKSVTAANTDAVLSGFGMDGYRLAILSLK
- the pckA gene encoding phosphoenolpyruvate carboxykinase (ATP), whose translation is MKNTKIIQDLEKLGIKGNYEVVYNPSYEELYQAEVSPENQGFEKAELTESGAVSVKTGIFTGRSPKDRYIVQDDVTRDTIFWDGKVNLPTTAEIFGSCKELVLNQLAESKKIYVVDTFCGTNADTRLKVRFIVEVAWQAHFVTNMFIRPSHYELENFGEPDFTVINGSKTTNPNWEAQGLNSENFIMFNLTEKLQIIGGTWYGGEMKKGMFAMMNYYLPLKGMASMHCSANVGEKGDVALFFGLSGTGKTTLSADPKRYLIGDDEHGWDNNGVFNYEGGCYAKVIDLSEEKEPDIFAAIKRDALLENVVVNNGVADYTDGSITENTRVSYPIYHINKIVLPSKAGHAKKIVYLSADAFGVLPPVSILNEDQAQYHFLCGYTSKLAGTERGITEPQPSFSPAFGEAFLTLHPTMYSKTLIGKMKEHGAKAYLVNTGWNGTGKRISLKDTRAIIDAIIDGSIDNAPKTQVPIMNLEIPTELPNVSTGILDPRDTYENASEWEEKAKDLASRYIKNFEQYCDTEEGKRLIASGPQLQEQTI
- the fabD gene encoding ACP S-malonyltransferase, which gives rise to MKALVFPGQGSQFVGMGKELYDSRKDIKDLMESANEILGFDILSMMFHGTDADLKKTEVTQPSIFIHSVAALKAVNGLGAEMVAGHSLGEFSALVANGVLSFDDGLKLVSERAKAMQEACDANPSSMAAILGLEDAKVEEICAQINGIVVPANYNCPGQLVISGETSAVEEACVKLKEAGAKRALLLPVNGAFHSPLMQPAQERLAAAIENTKFRKATIPVYQNITTTAVTNPDEIKQNLIDQLTGPVKWTQSVQNMIKDGASNFVEVGPGKTLQGLIKKIDGSVESTSAI
- a CDS encoding GYDIA family GHMP kinase, whose product is MSAIFSPGKLMLTSEYFAIDGALVLAVPTRLGQEFFFEEKDDHQSLILWEALHQNKPWLKAVIDYKTWQILEANIPSSAEFILKTLKNVQQLSTTKFKNDFTYHLKTNLQFPADYGLGSSSTLMNNLSEWAGIDPFYLNTISLGGSGYDIAVAKEKSAVLFQNKPEIRYEKVDFNPSFKNELIFIHLNQKQDSREGINLYKSKKKSPELVNEFSDITKKILLCNELESFSELMMIHEQKISDFIEIPTVKEKLFSDCPVFVKSLGAWGGDFVLSAKFGGFKDYFWEKGFATIFEWENIIDL
- a CDS encoding helix-turn-helix domain-containing protein, which gives rise to MDRYILLMTIILGIYAIAFTFFIHNNTMSWYISGGAISLGLFYLLVRQKFSINTLVHLYLITAPIYSFYVILAFWNNSVMNFCWLLPIPLGASVFFSRKVVLRYTLYSLFHIVIVSIIANNFSYNFPQHTQQQILFSDIILITSNILVVALLLYYKDKIGKQEVLLQIKQISADKSELKKIKKTEILSENTDIDHESMEKLFARIETSMIENKLFKDIKFNLSALSVALDVNSSYISKAIRYKGYPNFNTYLNIYRIEHVKKLFNEIDFQKATLMYVYTEAGFSNQSTFNRVFKQIEGITPSEYIQQNLKPGDTHSE